The following coding sequences lie in one Metopolophium dirhodum isolate CAU chromosome 5, ASM1992520v1, whole genome shotgun sequence genomic window:
- the LOC132944094 gene encoding NGFI-A-binding protein homolog, which produces MEANESAEVRSTGTPPTNGGNGGGNCCGTSPAVGGGAPAEHTSGTKILSKNSNGTMIMTSSPSNEAELQLYRVMQRASLLAYYDTLLEMGGDDLQQLCDAGEEEFLEIMALVGMASKPLHVRRLQKALHEWVSNPTMFQAPLTSPVPGGGSSAIVLPPNPVRPFLSVCPNPLIQTSIHHGYYTPLGYGYQPPTSPSPVPSSTNQLPQVAQTSEATTSAGQHYGDSNSPGQSPGSPLQLSPSLDESQIARLATSAKQLVQRLPQYQPKAQTAKRKANKELECVMNMPEEDPRRIESIRKYSAIYGRFDCKRKPEKPLTLHEVSVNEAAAQICKLVPALLTRRDELFSLARQVVRDSGYHYSKGHSKSSMLQSFGGLTSNGDCSYGSKRPRLDDHVELLKIRRQERLDQIADELKAVNDRREELDQSTKDDQAVLHQLETLKNRQAQLLVEQNDLRQNKSMRRERSGGRTSSSAGFDTDDTDSQMSYSNTSSPLQDISDSRDSMTRCSVDYHHDGKPSQNTGNQSNLSRGDTDDTDEDDGEPQRLRRSHSPSAHINGNRHLVDRFFNDKVQIISSSGGNIIAVANPALLMSAATTTTTPPPMKVEPVSPTRDDD; this is translated from the exons TGATTATGACATCCAGTCCAAGTAACGAAGCTGAATTACAATTGTACAGGGTAATGCAGAGAGCTAGTCTTTTAGCGTATTACGACACACTACTCGAAATGG GAGGTGATGACTTGCAACAGCTTTGTGACGCCGGCGAAGAGGAATTTCTTGAGATAATGGCACTGGTCGGTATGGCGTCAAAACCACTACACGTCAGACGGTTGCAGAAAGCTTTGCACGAATGGGTCAGCAACCCAA CCATGTTCCAAGCGCCGCTGACGTCCCCTGTCCCAGGTGGTGGTTCCAGTGCTATCGTCCTGCCACCGAACCCGGTGCGGCCGTTTCTCAGCGTCTGCCCGAACCCGCTGATTCAGACATCCATACACCACGGTTACTATACACCACTAGGATACGGTTACCAGCCGCCCACGTCACCATCGCCCGTGCCCAGTTCGACCAACCAACTACcacag GTTGCGCAAACGAGCGAAGCGACAACTTCGGCTGGACAACACTATGGTGATAGTAACAGTCCTGGCCAAAGTCCAGGATCGCCGTTGCAGCTGTCCCCGTCACTGGATGAATCACAAATCGCCCGGTTGGCTACGTCAGCTAAGCAACTAGTGCAAAGGCTACCGCAGTACCAACCCAAGGCACAAACAGCGAAACGGAAGGCGAACAAAGAACTCGAG TGCGTCATGAACATGCCGGAAGAAGATCCTAGGCGCATAGAATCCATTAGGAAGTATTCGGCTATTTACGGGCGGTTCGATTGCAAAAGGAAACCAGAAAAACCTTTGACATTGCACGAG GTGTCCGTAAACGAGGCTGCCGCACAGATATGCAAATTGGTGCCTGCCCTGTTGACTAGACGAGACGAACTGTTCTCTTTAGCCCGACAAGTGGTCCGTGACTCGGGATACCATTACTCCAAAGGACATTCCAA gTCAAGCATGCTGCAGAGTTTCGGAGGATTGACTTCGAACGGCGACTGTAGTTACGGGTCGAAGAGGCCCCGTCTGGACGATCACGTCGAACTACTCAAAATTCGGCGACAG GAACGATTAGATCAGATCGCTGACGAACTAAAGGCAGTCAACGATCGCCGAGAGGAGCTGGACCAGAGCACCAAAGATGACCAGGCGGTCCTGCACCAGTTGGAAACCCTGAAGAATCGCCAAGCGCAGCTGTTGGTGGAACAGAACGACCTGAGGCAAAACAA ATCGATGCGAAGGGAGAGGAGCGGCGGAAGGACGTCGTCGTCGGCCGGTTTCGACACGGACGACACGGACTCTCAAATGTCGTACAGCAATACTAGTTCTCCATTACAG GACATTAGCGACTCGAGGGATTCGATGACTCGTTGCAGCGTCGACTACCACCACGACGGAAAACCATCACAGAATACCGGTAATCAG AGTAACTTGTCTCGCGGCGATACAGACGACACGGACGAAGACGACGGAGAACCTCAGCGCCTTCGCCGCAGTCACAGTCCGTCCGCCCACATAAACGGCAACAGACATCTGGTTGATCGGTTTTTCAACGACAAAGTCCAG ATAATATCGTCGAGCGGCGGCAACATAATCGCCGTCGCCAATCCGGCGCTGTTGATGTCCGCtgcgacgacgacaacgacgccGCCGCCAATGAAAGTCGAACCAGTTTCACCGACGCGAGACGACGACTGA